In the genome of Catharus ustulatus isolate bCatUst1 chromosome 1, bCatUst1.pri.v2, whole genome shotgun sequence, the window cagaaagcaagaaaaggaTGGCGCCTTACCAAATTCCAGAGAACCCCTTAGAGAGAACCCCTGAGAAGATACCTGGTAAAGTACAACCCGCTGCCTCACCTTGACATCTCTTGGTAGGGTTCTGGATATTCCGTCTGTGAAGGCACTAAAGAGATGCCTTTTCTGCACTCACTCCTTGGTATCCTTAGaagattttaaaacacagatagcacaaatatgtatttttttggATGCTGCTGTTCCTAACAGAAGTTAAGGAAATCATAACTTCTGAATTATCCCTCAGATCTGTAGGGAGACAGTAAAGAGTGAAAAGCTCACTCTCTTTTCCTTGTCAGCCTTTCTTTGCATGAGGGACTAATCTTTATTCCATAGTacaaatggatttttctcttcctttcctaaTCAACTGTTCCAATGATCTCTTTAAAGGCTGGAGTCTGAGGGTCAAAATTAAAGGCCCCTGAAGGGTATTCTAAGGGTATGTTCACCCCACCATGCTTCATGGATTGACTATATCAGACCCCCCTACACAGTCAGTGGAAATAGCTGCTTCTAATAGCATTTCCACTACAGTTAAAACAAGTTCCCAATGACTGCCTAACTTGTCTGaataaaaatttctgctttcataCCGAATTCTTATAATTCTGAAACAAGGTATTGTGTTGAATTACTTTTTCAATATATAATTTCTAAACAATCTACATGCTAAAATTAATAGATATTTTAAGTATCTCTCCATGTGTTACTTAATCCACTGGACTCTCTAAACCCTTTCATAATGTAATACTATAGGAGCAGGGGGAAAACAATTTCAAACATTTTGCTGGACTTGCCTATTTTTTATCAAGttttataattctgaaatatgGTCCTGCAAAATTTGCTCACAACATTTAGActaacaataacaacaacaactaCCACTACTACTTAAAGCTAAGACCTGTGGTAGGCTGGTCTTCAGAAATTTTGTTCCCACAGATTTATTTGGAATGACAGTCAAACACAGATTACTATGTTTGATTTTGTTGATTAGCTTTTGGTTCCCATAGCTCGGTCTGGTCAGCGAAGCACAGTGTGACATGTTATTTACTGATGAAGAGTATTGCAGACCAACAGAGGGCCTCTGCCACCCACAGTTATAACAGCTGAAAAAGGGGAATGCACTTGGTCTGCTCACCAGCTGCATCTTACAACTGGAGGAGAGACTCCCCAGAGAGTGTGAATTGCTGTGGCGCTTGGCAGCCCAGGTACTGGGTTGTGTGACTTTATTGTCAGCACCTGCAGGATGTCTACAATTAGCTCTACCCCAGCTGCAGATAAGCATAGCTGCTGGGATGCCAGATTTGGTCAGGCCTTGCATGTGGCTGTAGGCAAGCCCAATCCTTTCGGTGCTGTTTGTGGGCACTGGGTGATGTGGTGTTCATCAATGTAGTTAGGACAAGAtctttcctgcaggaattgGTCTCCCATCCAGTCTGAAATTTCAACACACTAATCTGGGACTGACCTTCTTAATGCTGTCTCAcctcctcttccctgctgtCTCCATCTTGTGTGTGTGAACACAGGTATGGACAATGCAAGCAACACATCCATTATTGCAAGTCatatttctttcagcttttctcaATCCCTTGTCACTCCTTTCTTTGGATAAGTGTATTGCTGCTTGTCATGAATGCCAGTGGATTTAAAGAATCTTTACCTAAGCTGAACCTCATAATTTTACTAAGAAATTGAAGCTATTGTTCAATAACAAAAGTAATGATTCAGTGTATTGATATAGCTTTGAATTTGACCTACCACGGTTTTCATTCAGAGATGAGTACGAGTTATGTTCAGTGGTGTGATGCTTCTTCCCTCCATAAAGATATTCCTGGAATGGAAGTGAGCTACATTCCCCATCTGTGGGATGTTGATGTACTTGGCAAGTGTGTGGCCATGTACACTGTCAAGTCAAGTTGCATTTGTCAATCTCTCTTATCCAATGATTGATTGTATGAGTCATCTTTACAGTAATCAGCCCATGGCATGAAGTGTCTGGTGTCTGAGTGGCATGGCactcccagagaagctgtaatTTATGTGAGATTTACACCGGTACCAAACTGGCTACTAGGACACATACCAAAAACTCCTGTACCACTGTGATGTACAGGTGTCATCAAGTACAATTATGGGTACAGAAACTTGAAAATTCAACTAACAGTTTCCATTCAAGTTACTGAAAACTTGCACCATCTGAAGAAGAaaggctgggagggagaaggaatCCTGGCACAGAATGACAAATACCTTTCTTAGGTATACACAGTGTGATAGAGCACAAGAGTCTTATTAGAAGTCTACAGCAAAAATTAAACCTTTTCAATTGGAGAAGAGGTCAAAGGAAGGCAAGTGAACATGAACTAGATGAATCTTGTTTCTTACTCTATTCACAGCATGTGTGTCCAAACTAGATTAGTACTggcatgtattttatttgattAGTAACAAATGTTTTTGTCTTGAAGAGGCTGAATAAAGACATCTAGCTCAAACTACTTTATTGCTTAGGTTATCTTTTCTCATCAGCCTTCTCTTTCAGGCTCTCAGATTCTGGTGACTCATAATTCGAGCCACCATCACAATCACACCCAATCTTAACATCCGTGAGGTGTATTGTtttggggagagcaggggaaaagcacaATATACCATCGATGTACCACACCCTAAGATTTCTATTGTAGAGactagtgaaaaaaaacaaaacacttcacATATAGGTGTAAAAGAAGATGGGTTACAAAACTAAATTCTGGAAGACACAAGCATTTCTAAAACCGATGAACATTTCTTCACGTTGTTGTTTATTGTCAATAATATCAAGAGTTTGAGGCTTTTTCGCCTACTATTAGGCTCTCTGTTTCTTCCTTGTAAATCTGGCACATACGTCACTGTACATTGCAGCACATCCTATCTCTACTGTCATggtattatttttgttttggctttttccaAGTTGTTCTAACTGACCTATGTTTCCTTATGCAGTGAGGAAGAGAACATTATTTCCTTCTACtattttttccaggtttttgaTGTATATCCTCCCAATTTATAGATAAAGTGTTGTCATTATACAATAGATTTTACTTTTGGGCCACAGTTATGCATTGCACAAAATTTCTTCTCTCAGATACTCATTTTTCCATAGACTTTTAATTCACAcaccttggggttttttttcatatacaTTATAGTACATAAATTCTAGATTTAGAGTTTGGTGTTTTGGGGCTATCTCACTTGCGTTGGATGTGCTCCTCCTGTGTACTTGCAACTCCTGGACTTTTTATCAAGCAGGCTGGGAAAATCACACACCAAATCTCTTCCCAGTGAAAACTAGGTCACACAAAGGGTGAACAGAGTCTGTTTGATGACAAAGTATATACCAGTAAGGCAATAAAATAGCTTGAGAGAGTTAAAAATTCACCAAAGTATagcacagaataaataaaagaacttaggaaaaaccaaacacacaggAACCAAAATTTATAACCTGAGATGTAAGAACGGGAGGACACTATAAATCAAgctacaaagaaaatgaaactgttgATAAAGCCAAAGAAGTTTGCTTAGTCATTAACAGAGTTAAATACCTGCCTATAGACTATGATTACCtcttacacaaaaaaaaccctacttcACAAAGCATGCAGGGTAAAGGAAGTGTGCATTCCCTTAAATAGAGATCAGAGAATGCAAAGCCAAGGACTTCAGCTTTAGGTTGGCACATATGTGGGAAATGTTGATCTTTTCTTGTTCAAAGTGTATAAAAATGAGCACCTGGCATTTTGGAGGTGTGCTAGCATTGTGGATTCATGACCTAGCACCTGCCTCTTCCCAAATGTAAAAGAAAGTACTGCGTGTGCGAATCGGCTTCTTGCATATCAGGTGAAAGAATCCATGCTTAGGACAACACCAGCCCCTAGAAACCAGAAAGTATTTTCGAGAGTCAGAGGTTAGATGCAGTCTGTAATTGTCCATACCTTATATTagtgtccctgcagggtgtgTGCAGATAGCTCTTTTACTTCCATCCATTTGGTTTCCATTTGGTTTCCATTCCATTCAAAAAGTCTGGTATCAGGATAGGTTATGTTGTTCGTGTTGTGTAAGTAGCATCCTACTGGCACAACCCTATAGACAGTTCTGGAGAGCTGATTGTCACTTGGAGGTTTGTGCAGTTTTGCATATTGGCCTATGTTTCTAAAAATACTGCCCTCCTCTATCTCAGTGTTGGGGTCCCACCTTCACAGCATAAGTCATTCCAGACTTCAAACATTCAAACCAAGATTGCTCTTGCTGTCACCAGATGTACAAAACATCTTGGCAGTTATACAAATTTTGAcaaccttttttaaaatcctccTATTCAATTTTTTGAATAAAGTACAGCTCCTAGTAGGCAAGTGTCACCAGAATATGGGTACAATGCACcagaatttttcagtttgttttttttttcctctgttagcttaaaattttttattacttaatTAGGGAGTAATGCTTCTGAGGCCCTAGTGACCACATTAAACACTTTCTAGTTAAGGCCAGTAGGCATCAACAATTGAAAATagcaacaaaattaaatttcaaaatgaacAGTATCTGCCTGTTGTGCCATTTAACCTGGTCAGGGTCATGTTCTCCTGGCACTTTCTTTGTTTCTAATGCACTGCAACAAGATTCCATGTAAATTTGTCCTTATGGTTTTTGTATTTATACCTCCTGTAATTTTCACTGGAAAGAGAGATGTTTATTTTGGAGCTTCATAATTGAAAGTTCCTCTTATCTAAACCTTTTAAGGTTCTGCCTAAAGTATTTATCTCTGGTCTTCCCATTAGTTTGtcaattattttcttagatTCTGTTAGGGCTGATAAAGTCATTCTCTCATTTTTGTGACTACTTTTTCCTAGTTAtccattttcatatttttctcttcctttataGCCCATCTTCATTTATCTTATAAAAAATATGTACACATAAGGTAACTGTCGTGCTAACAAACAAGAGAGTCTTATGACAGGAACATCCCTATACATTGGTTACCAAAAGTTTCACTATTTCTGTTTGTATCTATTTGATACTTGTTTGTATCACAGACAAGCCAATGGCAGTGATTATAAACCTGGTGGTTTCTTGTGAGCGCTGTTCAGCACTCACCAGTACCATTTTTAccccttaggaaaaaaaaagtatgcacCTTTGCCCCTTAGGAAATCTGCCTGACAGTCTGCCTGACAGAGTTATCTTTTGCTGTGTGGGACATTTCTCCTACATATTTCTGAACACGTGGCAGTAGCCTCTCCAAACAAGAAGGTTGGACCCTGTCCTGTTCAGTACATAAACTAGACTGCATGACTGGTTTTGGACTTGCGTGCAGATTCTTGTCTACGGCATGTGTCCATTCTTTTCACAAGCATGCTGAAAGCCCAGGCACCACACTATCTCTTCAGGAGTTCCATGCCAAAAGTTTTGAACTTGCAAAAATTTTCACTTATCTCTTCAACATTTGTTGTAAATCAACAATTTATTTGTGGTGTTCAAAAAGGTGTTGTCTTAAATCTGTTTGATGTTTGAGTGAGACTTGTATACTCTCTCAAATCCTTGCTTTTGTCCCCTCAATatctcagcagagcagctcagatgCCCCCCAGCCACTGCAGTGATTCTTCCTTGTGTTAGTTTCTTCTCTGCTATAATTGCAATCCTGGCATATTGGCAAATCCTTGCCATTTTCTTCACACACCTCTAGTTCATCACACAGTTGGGGTGCATCTGCATGTGTCTAACTCTTACATATACACTGTATCTTCATCTCAATGTTTTTCGCTTCAGACCTTGAGTTATGGAATATCTGTCTGCTGTATGTAAAATTCCTACCATTTATCTGCTGAGGTGACTTCTGTTCTCTTTCATGGGGACTGTGAATCTTGTTAAATGTCCCCTAAGAGTATCTCCATTCCACTGTGACCAGACTACCTGAAGTCTTGCTAGCCTAATTTGAGGCTACCTGGCCTGTAGCTGTACCATAGTGTAGCCCCATCTGACTGATTAAACTCAAAAACTGCCACAAAACTGTCTAGAGCCCTGAATGTCTCAGTGAAAAGCTGCAGCGAAGAACCAAGGATTACCTTGCTTGGGCACATAACAATAGGATAATGTCTAAGTTTAGTTTATTTGTGTTCCTGCTGCACAAAATAGAAGATCAAaatcagaccaaaaaaaaaaataaagtggaagTGGTTATGGAATTTAGCTTATCCCATGGTGGACAGATGGGAAGAGTGCTcaggggagagaaggaggtATGGATCATAGGCTGAGAAAAAAGAATGggaacaattacagtaatttcacgaatacaaactgcaccattttgactaaaatttttctcccacatcggaaatgcggcttatactcaggagcggctaatatgtgaataattttctgacatttacaacctcagaagtgccagccagggtgccgagctgagcgcctgccagtaaaagccggcatttcgcgattgttacaaatagttactctgttgcactgcaggtggagcctggctccctgcaggcagcacagggggcggggagagaggcgagagagctctctccttccctcccctgccgcagcccgggggagagacgggggggccccgtgccgccatcgccgcggctcggggaggaggcggggggctccgtccccacccgcctcCACCGCcgcaggagctgggggggctccgtccctgcctgccaccacggggcagcgccgggccagggcaagcgagcccagaggcggcagccagccccgaacggccccgctgagcagccccaccgagctgggccacctggccccgtcagcagccctgagcgggctgagcctgcacagcccaagccgagccagtaaaccccgccctgccaccattctgttactaattggcaactttgttgcacgcgggtcctcgctgtgaacgacagagtggcttatactcaggtgcggcttatttatggacaaagaactaagtgtttgccaacacccagagatgcggcttatagtccgtgcggcttgtattagtgaaattactgtgaagcAGAAGCATATTTCCATATTGAACTTGGAGGGCTTAAGTTCCTTACAAACAAAACTTGGGACCACAGACACACTGCTTGGCTGGAGTCACTCTATATGGTGCAAGGAGATGTGAAAATTACTGCAGAAAGTCTATGAAGAATCCTGTTCttatcccaatatcccaatattaATAGAGTGACATCTTTTATTGCTCTCATTTGTTCCCACTCTTTCCCTACTTATAACACACACAACCCTATTTCCCCAAATCTCAGTCATTTAAAATCAGTGGCCCtagactttttttccaaaaccatTGTAGGTCACTCTTCTCAAGTTTGCTGATGGTTAAAAGCTGTGTCAGCTGCAGAAGCTTCTGGACTGGGCAGACAGTTCTCTGAAGTGTGGTATTGCAAGCGCTCTGTGTCTTTTTCCCATCTCCActctgagagcagagccaaTGCCCTTTTgcttacagaagaaaatatggGCTACAGGGTATACACAGATGTCCAGAcactgattttattaatttcactGCATTAACATGAAAGCAGGAAGAAATTTAATTCCAACAAGATAAGGATTTACAATTAAACACAGCAGGAGAAATATCACCATTACAGCAGGAATTGTATTGCACTGAACTAAtttatgctttaaaattataaagGTGTTTTCACATTGTTTCAGTAAAGAAagtagaaaagaaaggaaaactattatttttaagCAAGAAAGTTTACTGTGAGGATAGCTTTTGGTCTTTTGTATAGCCTATCTGTGGCTATTGACCTCACAAGGTTATAATAGCTGATGGGATAAAAGCTAACAACTGATAGAAGCAGTGCCCGGGCATTTTAAGGCAAGAGGAAGAAGAGTATTTGCACCACCTAGATTAAGGCATCTGATACCCGAATTAAGAGGCTGGCATTTTCAAGTTCCTTCCACAGTTAATCTTCCCCTGAGACTATTTAAATCCCGTGACTGCTTCTGGCTCAGGCACTTCTTGTTCTCAACTGACCACTGAGGGACCTTGAAGAGATTTGCTGTTAATTTAGGCATCTGGATCACATGCCTGACATTAAGTAGTGTGGAATTCCTTCTGGTGTCCTTGCTGGAGGTTAGTTGAACCTGTCCCTCCAGATTTCCGTGAGCAAGTCCTTACATGCATAAGCAGTGCCCTTCcaaggaaatggggaaaaaaacagaaggacAGTTCACCTGCACTTCTTTACAGATTGAAGTAGGAGATTGTCTGCTGTGCTCATCCTTCCTCTTCTTTGCTAACCCCACGACCCTAGAATTCCTTTCTTTTACAGGGAAACTTTTAATAATAGAATAAATGCATGGCCATAGTACACTAGTAGGCCAATGGTGTTCAGTCTTCCATCATCATGCAGTTCTTATCAAGGTACCAGTTGCCTAGAGGCACTCTTCTCCTGGGAAGGCAGGAAGGTATGCCTTGTCTGGAATTGGTTGATTTTGCAGTTCCAAGGCCATTGTCTTCCTAGAAGTGAATCCCAAAAGTCAgactttgtgtgtgtgtgtgaagagCATGTTTTTCCCATGCAGGAGCCTAACCTGACACACTGAGGTCATGTGTTGCCATGTAAACTCTTCTTCTGCATATGATTTACCTGTCCAGAACTAGGGAGGCCTGCTCTCAGTACTGTGCACACATCCTTCAGAGGGTCCTGATATTTTTCTCATACAGAAACTTGTATAGCACATACCAAGGTAATTTTCATTCTGGTCTTGCAGATCTTTGCTGAAGGACCTTAATTGGTttagtggtttgtttttttcttggaggGATATGACTTGTGAGAAACAAGCTCACACTTTTTAGGAGTGTATGATTGTCTTCTCGAGCAGTCAGTAAACTTAGTGTGTGCAGTTGCTTGGAAAATTGCACCCACAAAAGTCACAATGTTGCTGATTAAAAGCACTTTGGAAATAGTCAGCAACTGAATGGTGATATGGCAgacataaattaaaaagcaaaaatcaaaatgctaTAACTTAGTTATAGCTGTTAAagaattatgttttaaaatggcTGCACTTTTACttttaacaaaacagaaaaattctcGGGTTCAATGGTCCCAGTAAGATGAGATGACCTATTACGCCCTAGACTTTTCAGTATTGTATTCCTCCCTCAGTAAGTCTCAGCAGATAGATTTTTGCAAAAAAGCACGATCGTATTTGTCTGGGCCCAATTTAAATCTTGATGTGACCTAGCTATGCAGTTAATGTTTCCTGGACAACTCATTGAATCTCTTAGTTTAGCAATGGAAAATGCTGTAATCCTACAAGAGTAGGGGTCATACAATTTTCAGTAGTGGTTGACATAAAGATCTTAAATAATGTCATGCACTCCTTAAGGCAAAGCAAGTGATGCAAAATTTCCTAACTAATGTTCTTGTGTATTTTTACAGTCCAGTAGAGATGTCGTGCTCTGCAGTGGATTGTGTGAATGTGGAACTGACTCTTTCCAACTTTTCACGATAAAGACCTGGACATTTTTTGCAAAGGTGAGGTGCGACATGCTTTCGGAAAAAGGTGTGAAGATATGCCCTAAATTTTTCTCCAACAAATACATAGATCACAGGATTGATGCAACAGTGGATCATTGAGATTGTTTCTGTCACTTGAATTGCTTTCTCCAGTTGTCCTTTAAGTTCACAATTTGAACTGAAAAGTGAATCTTGAAATGTAtgcaaaaaagaagaaatatggaATGGTGTCCAGAAGATGAAGTAAAAAATcatgataataaaaataagtttgACTGCCTTCTGTTTTTTCTCGTTCTTGGATCTCAATAATGTTTTTAGAATTTGTGAGTAACTGAAGATCATAATGAGCATTGGAACAATAAGTCCCAGAATGttcatctttaaaataaaagagtatTTCCAATTTACTGTGGAATCACTGGGATAATGAGCACTGCAAGTATTACGTGAACTTTCCTTCTGAGTTTTGTGGAATACTACCCCGGGGACAGAAATAAGAACAGCAACAGCCCAAGTGACAATGCTGGTGAGGATGCCGTAGGTAACTGTCCTGGCTTTCAAAGCAAACACTGCGTGCACTATGGCCAGGTACCTGTCCAGGGTCAAGAGGATTATGAAAAAGATGCCACTGTAGAAGCCAAGGATGTAGACACCTGACAGAATTCGACACAGtgcctccccaaaaatccagtcGTGAACTGCGTAATAAGCccaaaaagggagagaaaatacaaacagcAGATCAGAAATGGCCAAGTTGAGCAGGTAGATGTCAGTCATACTCTTCAGCCTCTTGTATTTTACCAGGATAAGGACAACAAGCATGTTGCCTGTCAGGCCAAATATCACCACTAAAGAATAAAGAGGTGGCAAAAAATTTGCAGCAAAGTGCTTTTCCTCAGTTCCCATGCATGGTGTTGAATCACCGTAGTCAAATTCGGTTGTCAGTGGCCAGTCAGTGAAGTCTGTGGCTTCATTTCCCATGGTGTATTGGtctggaaaagaataaaaaagaaagacattaaaCTAGAGGAATCTCCAAGCTTTCAGTGAAGAGAATGAACTATGCTGCTGTTCTCATCTGGTTTGCATCTTGCTGATGAGTTCACAAGCATGACTTTCTCAAGCTGtaaaagagaatgaaaacacagagctcccaggaaaCCTATCTATACATCTGTGGAGCCACACTGATGCATATTGGAagtgtgctgctgtgtgtcatTTCCCATGTGTACATTGTTTTGTTTGCCCTCCTGGTATAGCCTGTCAGTTGCCTGACCCAGAGGGAGAGGATGGAAGAATTTAATGAGTTATGGGTGGTTTGGGGGTCTTGTACTCATCAGTGGCTTTCCAGAGGAGTATAGAAAGCCAGGAAGGTAGCCTGGAAAGAAAGCATCAGTGTCTGGCATGCAGAGCATAGTCTTGCTTCTCCTTGGGATGTGGCCACCTGCTCATCATGCTGGTCCATCCTGTAGCCCTTACCCACTGAGGACCAGGCACTGGTCAGGTGTAAACGGTGCCTGCAAAGACACTGTGACATGGGGAAAAACAGCTGACTTCAAGCATGTCTTCAGGCTGCTTCAAGTGACATTCTGGGAGCCTTAATGCCTATGGGAATTAGGAGAGTACCAAACATACCCACCTGTGCTATTTTGGGTGTTGAAGAGTGGAAAGTCGGCAGTGTTGGTCTGGGTTAAAATGGCAAACCCTGGGTCTTTTACAGAGCCTAGGGCAGGTGTGGGCAGTGGAAGTGTGCTGGCTTCAGATAGCTCTGGAATGAAATTGGTGCACAGTCCTGTAGAGAGAACAGACAGACAAAGACTTTAGCAAGTGATGCAAAAGATGAGAGTTGCTGTTGGAGCAGCCTCTAATATCTGTCTCTGTTGTGGCATCTTCTTGTCAGCTGAAAGACCTCTCCACTGCCGTTTGGGGACGTAAGGAGTTTTGATTCCTTGTTTCAGTAGTTGTTTACAGCCCTTATTCAGGAGCTGCAAAGTTTAGATTGGTAGAGTGTTTTGGAGAGAGCACAAAGGCAAAAGGCAGATATGGCCATAGCTAAGAGTGTGTGCTACAGTTCTTCATGTGATATGGTTCTTCACTCTTTGTCAGTCAGTGTTTCCAGTAAGAAAACAATGAGGAAATGCAAGGGTTGTGCAAGCTCTCTGTcccttctgttttgttttagggACTGTTGGAGGGACTGGACTTCCCCTGCAAAAAATGGGTCTGGGTGTCAGCCCCTTTAGCTGCCAAAGCCTCTCCTTTTCCCAAGTCCCTGGTAGGACTGTGAGCcagatgcagcagcacagatttgTATAACTTGATCTCTGAAAAGCTCAGAGCACTGCCTTCTCGTTGACCcccagagaacagaaaaattcctgtttgtCCCATGAGAAGCTGGGCAGAGGATTTTGTGAAGACAGGGCTCAGAGGGACCAAAGTGCTTCCTGGTCACTCAATGAGGAAATGCAATCGATGCCTTTGGTAGCCACTCAAGGAGAGCTACTTGCTGTCTGGTTAAAGGGCTGCTCTGTCTTCCTGTACCATCATGACTGCTTTTATCAGACACCTCATGGCAGACAGGTTGCTGCCCATGGCACGGTGTTGGTTTTGAGATCAGccttttcctggaaatgttATGCATGCTTTTAGACTAAGGCAACAGAATGCTCCTGATGCAGGAGAGTTCAGGCTGTGCAACTGGCCCAGCTTGCTGCGTGATCCCTGAGCACTCATATAATGCACCAGCCTTCATTCCATTCATGGATGCACGTTATTCAGTGGTGTGGTCTGCCCTGTGTGATTGAAGACATCTTTTGCAGAGACCACACTCTCAAAACCACCACGATTTCATTCTGTCTGCACTTGAGCTCTGCAAATCTAAATGCCACTGAAGAAACTCAGCCCATGGTTGAAGTGACTGAGACAGGCCCCTGCATTGCTTTTTAGTAGATAATCAATTTAATTACATGTTGGGCCattctgagctgcagcaggtgaAATTTTTGATTTGTCTTAAGCCCATGTCAGCTTATTCAGCTGTTTGAGAGAAGACTGATTTCATTATATGCAATTAAAGAGCATTAAAGACCCAGACGACATAGTTTTGATTTGGAGTTTTATCTTGGTGGATATATGTATAATACAAATAATCTTCTTGAACAAATTTTGTTGGTTACATGGtagtaaaacaatttttcatttgtgtatATGCAGAAgtaaatatacatatatgtacacTTATAATATATATAGAATTATAGTACTGTAGAATCGTAGAATCATTTAGATCAGAAAAGACCTCccagatcattgagtccaaacattaaataaacactgtcaagtccaccactaaaccatgtccttaagcatcacatctacacatcttttaaatacctccaggagTGGTGACTTAACCACTTCcctaggcagcctgttccagagctTGATATTcgtttcagtgaagaaatttttcctaatatttgaTCTAAACCTCTCTTGGTACACTTAGCC includes:
- the LOC117003748 gene encoding C-C chemokine receptor type 1-like; the encoded protein is MGNEATDFTDWPLTTEFDYGDSTPCMGTEEKHFAANFLPPLYSLVVIFGLTGNMLVVLILVKYKRLKSMTDIYLLNLAISDLLFVFSLPFWAYYAVHDWIFGEALCRILSGVYILGFYSGIFFIILLTLDRYLAIVHAVFALKARTVTYGILTSIVTWAVAVLISVPGVVFHKTQKESSRNTCSAHYPSDSTVNWKYSFILKMNILGLIVPMLIMIFSYSQILKTLLRSKNEKKQKAVKLIFIIMIFYFIFWTPFHISSFLHTFQDSLFSSNCELKGQLEKAIQVTETISMIHCCINPVIYVFVGEKFRAYLHTFFRKHVAPHLCKKCPGLYREKLERVSSTFTQSTAEHDISTGL